A DNA window from Streptococcus mutans contains the following coding sequences:
- a CDS encoding diacylglycerol kinase, protein MVRKQKRARLIYNPTSGQEIMKKNVAEVLDILESFGYETSAFQTTPRADSAKNEAARASQAGFDLVIAAGGDGTINEVVSGIAPLKRRPKVAIIPTGTTNDFARALKIPRGNPVEATKLIGKNQTIHMDIGRAYNDKYFINIAAAGSLTELTYSVPSQLKTMFGYLAYLVKGAELLPRVRNVPVKVFYDHGVFEGEASMIFVALTNSVGGFETIAPDAKLDDGKFTLILVKTANLFELTDLIRLVLTGGRHINHKKIEYIKTSYLKIIPQGNPPKRMMINLDGEYGGDAPIELRNLKNHIEFFANTDEISDDAITLDTEELVLEAIAQKFAREAESLDEMDKTKEQD, encoded by the coding sequence ATGGTAAGAAAACAAAAACGTGCACGTTTAATTTACAATCCAACTTCAGGTCAAGAAATCATGAAGAAAAATGTAGCAGAAGTTTTAGATATCTTAGAGAGCTTTGGCTACGAAACGAGTGCCTTTCAGACCACGCCCAGAGCAGATTCTGCTAAAAATGAAGCTGCACGTGCCAGTCAAGCAGGGTTTGATTTAGTCATTGCTGCCGGAGGTGATGGCACTATCAATGAGGTTGTCAGCGGGATTGCACCTCTGAAAAGACGTCCTAAAGTGGCTATTATTCCAACGGGGACGACCAATGATTTTGCTCGTGCTCTTAAAATCCCCCGTGGCAATCCTGTTGAAGCAACTAAGCTCATTGGTAAAAACCAGACCATTCATATGGATATTGGTAGGGCTTATAATGACAAATATTTCATTAATATTGCCGCAGCAGGCAGTTTGACAGAATTGACCTATAGTGTGCCTAGCCAGCTAAAGACAATGTTTGGTTATCTCGCCTACTTAGTCAAGGGGGCGGAGCTCTTACCACGTGTTCGAAATGTCCCTGTCAAGGTCTTTTATGATCATGGCGTTTTTGAAGGTGAAGCTTCCATGATTTTTGTAGCTTTAACCAATTCTGTTGGAGGCTTTGAAACGATTGCTCCAGATGCTAAGTTGGATGATGGTAAGTTTACGCTCATCTTAGTTAAAACGGCTAATCTTTTTGAATTAACAGATCTTATTCGTCTTGTTTTGACAGGTGGGCGGCATATTAATCACAAAAAGATCGAGTATATTAAAACCAGTTACCTTAAAATTATTCCTCAAGGGAATCCTCCTAAGCGGATGATGATTAACCTTGATGGAGAGTACGGCGGTGATGCACCGATTGAATTGCGCAATTTAAAAAATCATATTGAATTCTTTGCTAATACAGATGAAATTTCAGATGATGCGATTACTCTTGATACAGAAGAACTGGTGCTAGAAGCAATTGCCCAGAAATTTGCGAGAGAAGCAGAAAGTCTGGATGAGATGGATAAAACAAAAGAGCAAGATTAG
- a CDS encoding glucose-1-phosphate adenylyltransferase: MKNEMLALILAGGQGTRLGKLTQSIAKPAVQFGGRYRIIDFALSNCANSGINNVGIITQYQPLALNSHIGNGSSWGLDGINSGATILQPYSATEGNRWFQGTSHAIYQNIDYIDSINPEYVLILSGDHIYKMDYDDMLQTHKDNMASLTVAVIDVPLKEASRFGIMNTDSNDRIVEFEEKPEQPKSTKASMGIYIFNWDRLRTMLVDAEKNNIDMSDFGKNVIPAYLESGERVYTYNFNGYWKDVGTIESLWEANMEYIGEDNDLHSRDRSWKIYSKNLIAPPNFITEEAHVKDSLVVDGCFVSGKVEHSILSTNVQVKEGAQIKDSFIMSGAVIGEGAKITRAIVGEGAKIGEDVEIDGTEEVQVIGYNEVVGVPNED, from the coding sequence ATGAAGAATGAAATGTTAGCTCTTATTCTTGCTGGGGGACAAGGGACACGACTTGGAAAATTGACGCAAAGCATTGCAAAACCTGCTGTCCAGTTTGGCGGGCGTTATCGTATTATTGATTTTGCACTTTCAAATTGTGCCAATTCAGGCATCAATAATGTTGGTATTATTACACAGTACCAGCCACTGGCTCTTAATAGTCATATTGGAAATGGCTCAAGCTGGGGTTTGGATGGTATTAATTCTGGGGCAACAATTCTTCAACCTTATTCTGCAACAGAAGGCAATCGTTGGTTCCAAGGAACCAGCCATGCGATTTACCAAAATATTGATTATATTGATAGTATTAATCCTGAGTACGTTCTTATTTTGTCGGGTGATCATATTTATAAGATGGACTATGATGATATGCTTCAAACCCACAAAGATAATATGGCCAGCTTGACAGTTGCAGTTATCGATGTACCTCTTAAAGAGGCTAGTCGTTTTGGTATTATGAATACGGATTCCAATGACCGTATCGTTGAGTTCGAAGAGAAACCAGAACAGCCAAAATCAACCAAAGCTTCAATGGGAATTTATATTTTCAATTGGGATCGTTTACGGACCATGCTTGTTGATGCTGAAAAGAACAATATTGATATGTCTGACTTTGGTAAAAATGTCATTCCTGCTTATCTTGAGTCAGGTGAGCGTGTTTATACTTATAATTTTAACGGCTATTGGAAAGATGTTGGGACCATTGAATCACTCTGGGAAGCTAATATGGAGTATATTGGCGAAGACAATGACCTTCACAGCCGTGATCGTTCTTGGAAGATTTATTCAAAAAACTTAATCGCACCGCCAAACTTTATCACCGAAGAAGCTCATGTAAAAGATTCTTTAGTTGTAGATGGCTGTTTTGTTTCTGGTAAGGTTGAACATTCTATTTTGTCAACCAATGTTCAGGTCAAAGAAGGTGCCCAAATCAAGGATTCCTTTATTATGAGTGGTGCTGTTATTGGCGAAGGTGCTAAAATTACACGTGCCATTGTTGGCGAAGGAGCCAAGATTGGTGAAGACGTTGAGATTGATGGTACTGAAGAAGTCCAAGTTATTGGTTATAATGAAGTAGTGGGGGTTCCAAATGAAGATTGA
- the glgA gene encoding glycogen synthase GlgA, with product MKILFVAAEGAPFAKTGGLGDVIGALPKSLVKNNNEVSVILPYYDVVDAKFGDQIEDLFYFFTNVGWRREYVGIKHIFRDGVDFYFIDNKHYFYRGQIYGEFDDGERFAYFQLAALEAMEKIQFIPDILHVHDYHTAMIPYLLKEKYHWINAYHGIKTVFTIHNIEFQGQFNPSMLGELFGVGDERYRDGTLRWNDCLNWMKAAVLYADRVTTVSPSYAKEIMTPEFGKGLDQIMRMESGKLSGVVNGIDTDLFDPETDPHLAVHFSKDDLSGKAKNKAALQERVGLPVREDVPLVGIVSRLTDQKGFQLVVDQLNTMMQLDLQIVLLGTGYADFENAFAWFGHAYPDKMSANITFDLELAQQIYAASDIFLMPSAFEPCGLSQMMAMRYGTLPLVHEVGGLRDTVIPYNEFEKTGTGFGFQDFSGYWLTKTLEAALDVYYNRKEDWKILQKNAMTTDFSWDTASQSYEHLYKELA from the coding sequence ATGAAAATCTTATTTGTAGCAGCGGAAGGGGCTCCTTTTGCAAAGACAGGCGGTCTGGGCGATGTTATTGGTGCCTTGCCCAAATCCCTTGTGAAAAATAATAATGAAGTCAGTGTTATCCTTCCTTATTATGATGTTGTTGATGCTAAATTTGGTGACCAAATAGAAGATCTGTTCTACTTTTTCACCAATGTCGGCTGGCGTCGTGAATATGTTGGTATCAAACATATCTTCAGAGATGGCGTTGACTTTTACTTTATTGACAATAAGCATTATTTTTATCGTGGTCAAATCTATGGTGAATTTGATGATGGTGAACGCTTTGCTTACTTCCAATTAGCTGCTTTAGAAGCTATGGAAAAAATTCAATTTATTCCGGATATTCTTCATGTCCATGATTATCACACCGCCATGATTCCTTACTTGCTAAAGGAAAAATACCATTGGATTAATGCTTATCATGGGATTAAGACAGTATTTACCATTCATAATATCGAGTTTCAAGGTCAATTCAATCCTTCTATGTTAGGAGAGCTTTTTGGAGTTGGTGATGAGCGTTATCGTGATGGGACGCTGCGGTGGAATGATTGCCTCAACTGGATGAAGGCAGCGGTGCTCTATGCAGATCGTGTCACCACTGTTTCACCATCTTATGCTAAAGAAATTATGACTCCTGAATTTGGTAAAGGACTGGATCAAATTATGCGGATGGAATCAGGTAAGTTAAGTGGTGTTGTCAATGGTATTGACACGGACTTATTTGATCCGGAAACAGATCCACATCTGGCAGTGCATTTTTCAAAAGATGATCTGTCAGGTAAAGCTAAAAATAAAGCAGCCTTGCAGGAGCGTGTTGGTTTACCAGTACGTGAGGATGTTCCTTTGGTTGGTATTGTCTCTCGTCTGACAGATCAGAAGGGTTTTCAGTTGGTTGTTGATCAACTTAATACAATGATGCAACTGGATTTACAGATTGTTTTACTAGGAACAGGCTATGCTGATTTTGAAAATGCTTTTGCTTGGTTCGGTCATGCTTATCCAGACAAAATGTCAGCCAATATCACTTTTGATTTAGAATTAGCTCAGCAAATTTATGCTGCCAGCGATATTTTCTTAATGCCGAGTGCATTTGAGCCTTGTGGCTTGTCACAAATGATGGCTATGCGTTATGGTACCTTACCGCTTGTACATGAAGTAGGCGGACTTCGGGATACTGTTATTCCTTATAATGAGTTTGAAAAGACAGGAACAGGTTTTGGTTTCCAAGACTTCTCAGGTTATTGGCTGACCAAAACGCTTGAAGCTGCGCTAGATGTCTATTATAATAGAAAAGAAGACTGGAAAATTCTCCAAAAAAATGCGATGACAACTGACTTCTCTTGGGATACAGCCAGTCAATCTTATGAACATCTATATAAAGAACTAGCTTAG
- the pulA gene encoding type I pullulanase, which yields MKHTVVVHYHSNTENYFEFSLWQWQSGQMGRDASFSRFDNFGIVGNLVYESDTFQSQVYLIVKNADWSVRTPDFSINCNPGLSKSEVWIVQGDDTLYYSWQAAVASHAYNQRQPHAFDMAVNSKRFDYEWGFQGWLGFSYQEDKTEFRLWAPTARRVELIIYSSTGEKSSVLKVLKMKRGENRTPDDHTKNTHGVWKRTVEGDLNYHAYRYRVYYRRRIFRDTRDPYSIAVTADGKRSVVIADTDLIPEGFKVKHRQEANWRLSNPNQAVIAEMHIRDFSKSETSGVRHENRGKFLGAFETGTKNLYGDQTSFDYLKSLGINYVQLQPVFDHHQTFNEDGSYAYNWGYDPENYNVPEASFASNPHAPTTRILELKQLVQAYHDAGIGVIMDVVYNHTYSSTDSAFQLAVPDYYYRMNHDGSLQNGSGCGNETASEKEMFRKYMIDSILYWIQAYNIDGFRFDLMGLHDVETMNAIRQAVDAIDPNILLYGEGWDMGIGLMPEDKAKKDNAYQMPRIGFFNDDVRNAIKGAEVYGDFKRGFVSGEPTENKIAKGMLGSDELSSYLVPNQVLNYVEAHDNYNLNDLLIELHPEDDKTTHIKRVELANSLGILMQGMAFIELGQEFLRTKLFPTGPDGELTHADKERAMNSYNAPDEVNQIDWNNVTLYKSTVNFVKELIRLKTQEEAFSYQTYEDIRKHVYVESAEYGSGLVIVSISSHDKIFKLIFNVSEKNAKIDMTQDEKYDIILTNIKRFHKLSGQLENLTATVFELKK from the coding sequence ATGAAACATACCGTAGTCGTACATTACCATAGTAATACAGAAAATTATTTTGAGTTTAGCTTATGGCAATGGCAGAGCGGACAGATGGGAAGGGATGCCTCTTTCTCACGTTTTGATAATTTTGGAATTGTTGGAAATCTCGTGTATGAGTCTGACACTTTTCAAAGTCAAGTCTATCTGATTGTCAAAAATGCTGACTGGTCCGTTAGAACACCTGATTTTAGTATTAATTGCAATCCTGGTCTGTCTAAAAGCGAGGTTTGGATTGTTCAAGGGGATGATACGCTTTATTATTCATGGCAAGCAGCAGTTGCAAGCCATGCTTATAATCAACGTCAGCCGCATGCTTTTGATATGGCTGTCAATAGTAAGCGTTTTGATTATGAATGGGGTTTTCAAGGCTGGCTTGGTTTTTCTTATCAAGAAGATAAAACTGAATTTCGGCTTTGGGCACCAACTGCTAGACGGGTTGAATTAATTATTTACAGTTCAACTGGTGAGAAATCAAGTGTTCTCAAGGTTTTAAAAATGAAGCGCGGGGAAAACAGAACCCCTGATGATCATACAAAAAATACACATGGGGTCTGGAAGCGTACAGTCGAAGGTGACTTGAATTATCATGCTTATCGTTACCGTGTTTATTATCGCAGACGTATTTTTCGTGATACAAGAGATCCTTATTCTATTGCTGTAACGGCTGACGGGAAACGTTCAGTTGTTATTGCTGATACTGATTTAATACCGGAAGGTTTTAAAGTCAAACACAGGCAAGAGGCTAATTGGCGTCTTAGCAATCCTAACCAAGCGGTGATAGCAGAGATGCATATCCGAGATTTTTCTAAATCTGAAACTTCAGGTGTCAGGCATGAAAATCGCGGCAAATTCTTAGGTGCTTTTGAAACAGGAACCAAAAATTTATATGGCGATCAAACAAGTTTTGATTATCTCAAGAGTTTAGGTATTAATTACGTGCAGCTGCAGCCTGTTTTTGATCATCACCAGACCTTCAATGAAGATGGCTCTTACGCCTATAATTGGGGTTATGATCCTGAAAACTATAATGTTCCAGAAGCTAGCTTTGCGAGCAATCCTCATGCACCAACCACTCGCATTTTAGAATTAAAACAGCTCGTTCAGGCTTATCACGATGCAGGTATTGGTGTCATTATGGATGTGGTTTACAACCATACCTATTCTTCCACAGATTCTGCTTTTCAGCTGGCAGTGCCTGATTATTATTATCGTATGAATCATGATGGTTCCTTGCAAAATGGTTCGGGCTGTGGAAACGAGACCGCTAGTGAAAAAGAAATGTTTAGGAAATACATGATTGATTCCATTCTTTATTGGATTCAAGCCTATAATATTGATGGTTTTCGGTTTGATCTGATGGGGCTTCATGATGTTGAAACCATGAATGCTATTCGTCAGGCTGTTGATGCTATCGATCCAAATATCTTGCTTTATGGTGAAGGTTGGGATATGGGAATAGGGCTCATGCCAGAAGATAAGGCTAAAAAAGATAATGCTTATCAAATGCCGCGTATTGGTTTTTTCAATGACGATGTGAGAAATGCTATTAAGGGTGCTGAAGTTTACGGCGATTTCAAACGCGGTTTTGTATCAGGAGAGCCTACTGAGAATAAAATTGCCAAGGGCATGTTAGGCAGTGACGAATTAAGTTCTTATTTGGTACCGAACCAAGTACTCAATTATGTAGAGGCACATGACAATTATAACCTTAATGATCTGCTTATAGAATTACATCCTGAAGATGATAAAACAACTCATATTAAACGCGTTGAGCTGGCAAATAGTCTGGGGATTTTGATGCAGGGAATGGCCTTCATTGAATTAGGACAGGAATTTTTACGAACTAAGCTGTTTCCAACGGGTCCAGATGGGGAATTAACCCATGCTGATAAAGAACGCGCAATGAATAGTTATAATGCCCCCGATGAGGTTAATCAAATTGACTGGAATAATGTAACACTTTATAAGTCAACCGTTAATTTTGTTAAAGAATTAATTCGTTTAAAAACACAAGAAGAGGCTTTTTCTTATCAGACCTATGAGGACATCCGTAAGCATGTTTATGTTGAGTCAGCAGAATATGGATCTGGCTTAGTGATTGTCAGCATAAGTAGCCACGATAAAATTTTCAAATTAATTTTCAATGTTAGTGAAAAAAACGCTAAAATTGATATGACACAAGATGAAAAGTATGATATAATATTAACAAATATAAAACGCTTTCATAAATTGAGTGGACAACTTGAAAATTTGACAGCTACGGTCTTTGAATTAAAAAAATAA
- the glgB gene encoding 1,4-alpha-glucan branching protein GlgB, with translation MNEREALRTFGTGENFHAQHYFGFHETEKNGVKGYIFRVWAPNAEDLHLIGDFTGWFDNPLQMDKNEAGVWEVFTDLPKEGHIYKYLVKRQGGQIVEKMDPFAIYLEERPGTGSLIRTIPEKKWKDGLWLGRRKRWGFFKRPVNIYEVHAGSWKQNEDGSPYSFEQLKDELVPYLVKMNYTHVEFMPLMAHPLGMSWGYQLMGFFAFEHTYGTPEQFQDFVEACHLNNIGVIVDWVPGHFTQNDDALAYFDGTPTFEYQDHDRAHNYRWGALNFDLGKNQVQSFLISSAKFWIDFYHIDGIRVDAVSNMLYLDYDEGPWQPNIEGNNRNLEGYYFLQRLNTVLKLAHPDVMMIAEESTATTKITGRREEGGLGFDYKWNMGWMNDILKFYEEDPIYRKYDFNLVTFSFMYLFSENFILPFSHDEVVHGKKSLMHKMWGDRYNQFAGLRNLYTYQICHPGKKLLFMGSEFGQFLEWKYDHALEWTNLEEEDGLNLKMQDFTSQLNQFYKDHKVLWQLDTSYDGLEIIDADNVDESVLSFIRKNEKGDLLVCVFNMVPVERKGFTIGVPVAGIYEEVWNTELEEFGGVWKEHNMTVKTQKNLWKEYENTLSFTLPALGASIWKIKRRLRK, from the coding sequence ATGAATGAGAGAGAAGCACTCAGAACATTTGGAACTGGAGAAAACTTTCATGCACAACACTACTTTGGATTTCATGAAACTGAAAAAAATGGCGTAAAGGGTTATATTTTCAGGGTTTGGGCGCCAAATGCTGAGGATCTTCATCTTATTGGTGACTTTACTGGCTGGTTTGATAATCCCTTACAAATGGATAAAAATGAGGCAGGCGTTTGGGAAGTCTTTACGGATTTACCTAAGGAAGGCCATATATATAAATACCTTGTGAAGCGACAAGGTGGGCAAATTGTTGAAAAGATGGATCCATTTGCTATTTATTTGGAAGAGCGTCCGGGAACGGGTTCTCTCATCAGAACCATTCCTGAAAAGAAATGGAAAGATGGTCTTTGGTTGGGCCGCCGTAAACGCTGGGGATTCTTTAAAAGGCCAGTCAATATTTATGAAGTTCATGCGGGTTCTTGGAAGCAAAATGAAGATGGAAGTCCCTATAGCTTTGAACAATTAAAGGATGAATTGGTTCCTTACTTAGTAAAGATGAATTATACACATGTTGAATTCATGCCTTTGATGGCTCATCCTTTGGGCATGAGCTGGGGCTATCAATTGATGGGCTTCTTTGCCTTTGAGCACACCTATGGTACTCCAGAACAGTTTCAGGATTTTGTTGAAGCCTGTCATCTTAATAATATTGGTGTCATTGTTGACTGGGTGCCTGGTCACTTTACACAAAACGATGATGCTCTGGCTTATTTTGATGGGACACCGACCTTTGAGTATCAGGATCATGACCGTGCCCATAATTATCGTTGGGGAGCTCTTAATTTTGATTTGGGTAAAAATCAAGTTCAATCTTTCTTGATTTCTAGTGCTAAATTTTGGATAGATTTCTATCATATTGATGGTATTCGTGTTGATGCTGTCAGCAATATGCTCTATTTGGATTATGACGAAGGGCCTTGGCAGCCTAACATAGAAGGTAACAATCGCAATCTAGAAGGTTATTATTTTTTGCAGCGTTTAAATACAGTGCTCAAATTAGCTCATCCAGATGTAATGATGATTGCAGAAGAGTCAACAGCTACAACTAAGATTACGGGCAGGCGTGAAGAAGGTGGTCTGGGATTTGACTATAAATGGAATATGGGTTGGATGAATGATATTTTGAAATTCTATGAAGAAGATCCAATTTATCGCAAATACGATTTTAACCTTGTGACGTTTAGTTTTATGTATCTCTTTTCCGAAAATTTTATCTTACCATTTTCACATGATGAAGTTGTGCACGGCAAAAAGAGTCTGATGCATAAAATGTGGGGGGATCGTTATAATCAATTTGCTGGTCTGAGAAATTTATATACTTATCAAATCTGCCATCCTGGTAAAAAACTGCTCTTTATGGGAAGTGAATTTGGCCAATTCTTAGAATGGAAATATGACCATGCCCTTGAGTGGACTAATCTTGAGGAAGAGGATGGACTTAATCTTAAAATGCAAGATTTTACCAGCCAACTCAATCAATTTTATAAAGATCATAAGGTACTCTGGCAATTGGACACCAGTTATGATGGTTTAGAAATTATTGATGCTGATAATGTTGATGAAAGTGTCTTGTCTTTTATCAGAAAAAATGAGAAGGGAGATCTATTAGTCTGTGTCTTCAATATGGTTCCTGTGGAACGCAAAGGTTTTACAATAGGCGTTCCGGTTGCGGGTATATATGAAGAAGTATGGAATACTGAACTTGAGGAATTTGGTGGAGTTTGGAAAGAGCACAATATGACAGTCAAAACACAAAAAAATTTGTGGAAGGAATATGAAAATACGCTCAGCTTCACTTTGCCAGCCTTGGGTGCTAGTATTTGGAAAATAAAACGTCGTTTGAGAAAGTAA
- the glgD gene encoding glucose-1-phosphate adenylyltransferase subunit GlgD yields MKIDKYSAILGSAIGFPEMEGLTDTRPLANLPFDGKYRLIDFQLSNLANAGIRSVYGIFRGQNIRSIFDHIRSGREWGLNTLLSHYFLGFYNTPEDSIYADKDYYDQILTYLKRSGSDQTIYMSCDILCNIDLQQVIHLHNANKRNITVVYKKLPINAISAANDILEIDETDTVTGRRDSQSGNETEKMSAGIYIVNTSWLIEQMEKENQKEEPINLRFLLRDLTVAEKALAFEYTGYLANISSIQSYYNANMDMLESQKFYSLLYSNQKVYTKVKNEEATYFAVDSTVKNAQFASGSIIKGTVDHSIISRNCHIANHSRVVNSVVFPKVSIGDGAVVENAILDKNVKIAPGVTIRGTGDKPIVIAKASEVVEDIIQ; encoded by the coding sequence ATGAAGATTGATAAATATTCTGCAATTCTAGGAAGTGCTATCGGATTCCCAGAAATGGAAGGATTAACAGATACGCGTCCCTTGGCAAATCTGCCTTTTGATGGTAAATATCGCTTAATTGACTTTCAATTATCAAATTTAGCAAATGCTGGTATTCGAAGTGTTTATGGTATTTTCCGTGGACAAAATATTCGTTCTATTTTTGATCATATCAGAAGCGGTCGTGAATGGGGTCTTAATACACTCTTAAGTCATTATTTCCTAGGTTTCTATAATACACCAGAAGATAGTATTTATGCCGATAAGGATTATTATGATCAAATCTTGACTTATTTAAAACGTTCAGGTTCTGATCAAACCATTTACATGTCTTGTGATATTCTGTGTAATATTGACTTGCAGCAAGTGATTCATCTGCATAATGCTAATAAACGCAATATAACAGTTGTTTATAAAAAATTGCCAATCAATGCTATTTCTGCAGCTAATGACATTTTAGAAATTGATGAAACGGATACTGTTACGGGACGCCGTGATAGTCAGTCTGGTAATGAAACAGAAAAAATGTCTGCTGGTATCTATATTGTGAATACCTCTTGGTTGATTGAGCAGATGGAAAAAGAAAATCAAAAAGAAGAACCGATTAATCTTCGTTTCTTATTGCGTGATTTGACAGTAGCTGAGAAAGCTCTTGCTTTTGAATACACTGGTTATTTGGCTAATATTTCTTCTATCCAGTCTTATTACAATGCCAATATGGATATGCTGGAATCTCAAAAATTTTATTCCTTGCTTTATTCTAACCAAAAAGTTTATACTAAGGTCAAAAATGAAGAAGCGACCTATTTTGCAGTGGATTCGACTGTAAAAAATGCTCAGTTTGCTTCAGGAAGCATCATCAAAGGAACTGTAGATCATTCCATTATTTCGCGCAACTGCCATATTGCTAATCATTCCCGTGTTGTTAACAGTGTTGTTTTCCCTAAAGTAAGCATTGGTGATGGTGCAGTAGTAGAGAATGCTATTCTTGATAAAAATGTTAAGATTGCTCCTGGAGTAACCATTCGCGGTACGGGAGATAAACCTATTGTTATCGCAAAAGCAAGTGAAGTTGTTGAGGATATTATTCAATGA